Proteins co-encoded in one Chaetodon auriga isolate fChaAug3 chromosome 9, fChaAug3.hap1, whole genome shotgun sequence genomic window:
- the LOC143325933 gene encoding protocadherin beta-15-like, producing the protein MGYSRFARLCGLAFMFLVLHLVNGDVSYSIPEEMKRGSVIGNIAKDLGLDVGRLSARKARIDGEDNNVQYCGINLSTGDLIVQERIDREGLCAKKASCVVKQELVLENPLELHRISIRVQDINDNSPQFKEESLKFEIQELAVKGARFLLDEAHDGDIGENAVQGYSLQQNDHFKLNVNTKAGGRKYGELVLDKELDREDKKEMMLLLTAFDGGSPRRSGTVVIHVTVLDANDNVPVFSQTVYKASLPENSPLDTLVITVSATDADEGVNGEISYGFDHVSDENQIFSLNPKTGEVKVSGSIDYEKESSYEMQISAKDGLGLASYATLIIEITDTNDNAPVINLKSLSNPIPENVSPGTEVGIINVQDRDSENNRQVRCSIQQNVPFKLVPSIKNYYSLVSTGQLDRELVSDYNITITATDEGSPPLSSCKSVQLSVADINDNPPVFEEQSYSAYVSENNKPGSTLCSVTARDPDWRQNGTVIYSLSAGEVNGAPVSSYVSVNGDTGVIHAVRSFDYEQLRSFKVHVMARDNGSPPLSSNVTVSVFISDVNDNCPQILYPAPEGNSFMTELVPKAAHGGSLVSKVIAVDADSGQNAWLSYHIVKSTDPGLFTIGVHSGEIRTQRDISESDSMKQNLIVSVKDNGQPSLSATCSMYLLISDNLAEVPELKDISYDEKNSKLTSYLIIALVSVSTFFLTFIIIILGVRFCRRRKPRLLFDGAVAIPSAYLPPNYADVDGTGTLRSTYNYDAYLTTGSRTSDFKFVSSYNDNTLPADQTLRKDPTHFADVFGDCDGSPEVGIHFISLNSCLTSRGSHF; encoded by the coding sequence ATGGGATACAGCAGATTTGCACGCCTCTGTGGCCTTGCTTTTATGTTTCTTGTCCTCCACCTCGTCAATGGAGACGTGAGCTACTCTATCCCGGAGGAAATGAAACGTGGATCTGTAATTGGAAATATCGCAAAGGATCTGGGACTTGATGTGGGCAGACTGTCAGCTCGCAAGGCTCGTATCGATGGTGAAGACAACAACGTGCAGTACTGCGGCATTAACCTCAGCACCGGAGACTTGATTGTGCAAGAGAGGATTGACAGAGAAGGGCTTTGTGCGAAGAAGGCATCGTGTGTTGTCAAACAGGAACTCGTACTGGAGAATCCACTAGAACTGCACCGTATAAGTATCCGTGTTCAAGATATTAATGATAACTCACCGCAGTTCAAAGAGGAGTCACTAAAATTTGAAATTCAAGAATTAGCGGTTAAGGGTGCGCGTTTTCTCTTGGATGAGGCACACGATGGAGACATCGGAGAAAATGCTGTTCAAGGCTACTCGCTTCAGCAGAATGATCATTTCAAGTTAAACGTAAACACAAAAGCAGGGGGACGAAAATATGGTGAACTAGTCTTAGACAAAGAAttagacagagaggacaaaaaggagaTGATGTTATTGCTTACCGCATTCGATGGTGGCTCACCTCGGCGGTCAGGGACTGTAGTCATACACGTTACTGTCCTGGATGCTAATGATAATGTACCAGTGTTTAGCCAGACCGTGTATAAAGCCAGTCTGCCTGAAAACTCTCCTCTGGATACACTGGTGATCACAGTGAGTGCTACTGATGCAGACGAGGGAGTGAATGGTGAAATTAGCTACGGATTTGACCATGTTTCAGATGAAAACCAAATTTTTTCTCTCAACCCCAAAACAGGAGAAGTTAAAGTTTCTGGATCTATTGATTATGAGAAAGAATCTTCATATGAAATGCAGATCAGCGCTAAAGATGGTCTGGGTTTGGCCTCATATGCAACGTTAATAATTGAAATTACAGACACAAATGACAACGCCCCAGTTATAAACCTCAAATCTCTGTCTAATCCCATACCCGAGAACGTGTCACCTGGTACAGAGGTGGGCATCATTAACGTCCAGGATAGAGACTCCGAGAATAACCGACAGGTGCGCTGCTCCATTCAGCAAAATGTTCCTTTTAAGTTGGTTCCGTCTATTAAAAACTATTATTCTCTGGTGAGCACAGGACAGCTGGACCGCGAACTCGTGTCTGATTACAACATTACAATCACTGCCACTGACGAgggctctccacctctgtcctcctgtaAAAGTGTTCAGTTATCTGTAGCAGACATCAACGACAACCcacctgtgtttgaggagcagtCGTACAGCGCatatgtgagtgaaaataacaaacctgGCTCCACTTTATGTTCCGTTACTGCTCGAGACCCCGACTGGAGACAGAACGGCACAGTGATTTATTCTCTGTCAGCTGGTGAGGTGAACGGTGCCCCGGTGTCCTCCTATGTGTCTGTGAACGGAGACACGGGGGTGATCCACGCTGTGAGGTCGTTTGATTATGAACAGTTGAGGAGTTTTAAAGTGCACGTGATGGCCAGAGACAAcggttctcctcctctgagcagcaacgtgaccgtcagtgtgttcatatcggatgtgaatgacaactgtCCTCAGATCCTGTACCCCGCCCCGGAGGGCAACTCGTTCATGACCGAGCTGGTCCCCAAAGCTGCACACGGAGGCTCTCTGGTGTCCAAAGTGATCGCGGTGGACGCGGACTCCGGCCAGAACGCCTGGCTGTCCTATCATATAGTGAAATCCACTGATCCTGGACTTTTCACCATCGGTGTCCACAGCGGAGAGATCCGGACACAGCGGGACATTTCTGAAtctgacagcatgaaacagaacctgattgtgtcagtgaaagataacggacagccctctctgtctgccacgTGCTCCATGTATTTACTTATTTCTGATAACTTGGCTGAGGTGCCAGAACTGAAGGACATTTCTTATGATGAGAAGAATTCCAAACTGACCTCTTATCTGATCATCGCTCTGGTGTCAGTGTCCACCTTTTttctgaccttcatcatcatcatcctgggtGTGAGGTTTTGTCGCAGGAGAAAGCCCAGACTGTTGTTTGATGGAGCAGTCGCCATCCCGAGCGCGTATCTCCCTCCTAATTACGCAGATGTTGACGGCACAGGAACTTTACGCAGCACTTACAATTATGACGCCTACCTGACAACAGGATCTCGAACCAGTGACTTTAAGTTTGTTTCATcttacaatgacaacacactgcCTGCTGACCAGACTCTGAGGAAAGATCCGACTCACTTTGCTGATGTATTTGGAGATTGTGATGGTTCTCCTGAGGTAGgaatacatttcatttcactgaactCATGTTTAACATCCCGAGGAAGCCATTTTTGA